A window of Aricia agestis chromosome 10, ilAriAges1.1, whole genome shotgun sequence genomic DNA:
gtaataataatatgtaaacttaaaaaaatagctAGATACAGAACCATAAAATGTATGGTTTAGTACGGTTCTATAAAGAAATTATATCATAGATATAATCAAATAAGTTGgtattatttatgtaagtagTTGTGTAGATGTAATTAACTGAATAATTAACTATTTtgcatattgtatttttatgaaGGTAACTACATAGTTTACTTGAAACTAACGTAATATAAGTAATAGGTGTTTTGTGATATGATCAGGTTATAATGTTCGTATAACTTCTGACGTATCAAACTATTATGCCATTGGTCAAATACAATTAAAACGATTCGCTATTGGTTGATCTTTAGGATTGAAGTTGGCGACAATTTAAAAACCTGTAAAATAagtctttttaaaaatgtaacattCTACATATTATTTACTACATTTGACAGAGTTATTGGAAGAACTTCGTGCATATTTTAGATGTGTAAGTGGTATTTCTATATTACTTATAACTTTAGAAAGAGATTctttattatcaataaaaacGTTCTACAAGTCTGAAGACTAGTTGCAGACAAAGGGAATACGAGTAACTAAGAATAATCGTCAAAAAGTATTGTAAATAGATTATAATACAAAAAGACTATAGAGAAgagaaataataattgatgcATTTTAAActtagagaaaaaaaaactgttttttatGCAACTATACCTCAGTCTGAATTGTAAGAACGCTAGTATTGTATGCTACGAAGGCTATGTAAATAAATCTTGTCTTAACgctttttttatacatttcttATCTACCATTAAACTTAACAGTTACTGCTCTATGGAATAGGTTTAAGGTATCAGAAATAGGATTTCTATaggttttacatttaaaaaaatataaaaatattcttcatATCTATCACGATCATGAACACTTTGTTACAATACATACAGGGGCTTCCGTGccaaattagaaaaaaatatgccacattatttattaacgaaaaaatattttactcaatattCCAAACAGAACATGATTTTAGACTTCTCAAGCCAGTATGAATGAGAAATTTGACACGTAAATTGTAAGTAGAGAATGCAGATTTATCGTGGCATTTAATTTATCTTTTTAGCACTAAGCCGTGGACAGGAAATGTGGAAAGCCGAAAGAGGAAAGTCGATAGAAACTTGAATTAGATACAAAACTTTACACTCCTACTTTGAACGAGTACAGTGCTAGGCCTAAGCCGCAATTCTTCAACTCCTAACTAGTCtaaattattgttacaaaatatgtaagatCCTTACCGATCTAGttatctagactctagagaatAAGATGTTTAATAAGAACTGTAAATGGCTACAAATGGGTTTCGAAACGTTAAACATTGTGACTTTAAAaagtttagaaaaatattttcttcttttgaaGTCGACGTTTAACCTTAACATTATTAGCTCGTAGTCGATTCAGTCAATATTTCGTTTGCGAATATCCTTCAGTAGTTTGTGTATTAAACATAGACATCAAAATTAATTCCTTGTAACCCTAGTAGCTTGTTTCTTGTAAGACTACTCATGCGCTAAAATGGCTCAATATATTCAATACGTCATTTATTTCAAACGACATTTTCGTGCGCAAGAATTGTCCTATAAAAAATAAGCCTTCCTAACACCAAAACCTTTCAAATCATTTTGTGACACTTTCAGTGACTTAGCATCATAAAAATAATCTATAACCACACTTAACATAATAATACACAAGTAGAAATCaacatattattacaaaatactttACAATTAAAGCATTAAAACAATGATTCGTGCTTTGTTTTCGTCAAATATCGTTACGGTTtcaataaagcgccatctatcgAATAATGTACAATGCTCTAGTGATGAAGCCGATTTGTAGATGGCGTTGaatgtataataaaagtataGAATTATACTTTGTAGTTCCAGTAGTAAATAGATTTTCAACGTTTTAACATGCCAATAATTTAAATGCTATATCTATTAATACTCTATGaatattacaaatatatttagaaaacgATACAAGCGCAGCGCAGTCAAACATTTACATGATTGATTCCCGTGgtgattaaattttaaatgcgcgaaactttatttttttttaacaacaaGCCATAGGTTCTATCAAACTTCTTTCATAATTTGGAGCAGCAATGAAAAACTGCTCTTAAAGCTATATGAATAAGGTCTATGTGGCTCAAAGGCTCACGATGTATCTGACTAGTGTAATAAATAACCACGGGAAAACATTGTACAATCGACACCTCATAGCAACAAGCCTTCCGTAGGTACATCAGAATCActctataaaatgtaaaaattttgtagaAACCAGAGACTTTGACATTTTATAGAGGAATACCTCTATATTATGATCCAGGATGAAAATGGATCATCGTTTTTTTCATGCTACAGAAACTCAGAGGTACGAAAGGCCGGTAGCTGGTGTTTTAGTGCGCGGAGGCGGCGGCAGATGGCGCGGCATGTCGGAGTCGCGCGCGCACCTCCTGCAGTGTGGGGTTCGTGCCCGGCTCAATCTGAGGCTCCGGGGGCTGCTCCATCTGCTCTAACCGCCTCGCCCGCTCCGCTATTGCCTTTTCCAGCTctggaaattgaaaaaaagtttGACATGTAGGTAATTTTAAAATggaacattttgtaaaaaacgcGCTTCGGGTATCAAAAATATTACACTGTTTTTAGTATCGAGCAAAAAACGACAAGAAAATAACGTTAATGTCGTCTCATTAGTCTGCTAACCTAGTGAACTCTCTCAGTCATCATTACGtacaagaaaataattattgtaatgtgtgtactgtgtacatagATGACTGAGTTTTCTCAATAATCATTAACCACTCATCATTAGAATAAAgactgatttatttattaagacAGGGATAACGGACATAATTTCGCAGccttaaattttaaacaacaaaaaattgttTAGCTTCTGATAAGGaggataataatttaagtagaaGTAAGTAGTAACTCTTGTCTCTACTATCTTGAATTCCtagaattatttacaaaaatattatcaagGATCGACCGATTCGATTATCATTATTAACGAAATAACAGAAACTTAGGTAGCTTCTAGGAAGTATCTAGGCAATATATAGCTCAGGACGTTCACTTGCTATAAACTATAGCAAGTTTAATGACGAATTTCACTCGCGACCGGTGCAGCTATCCTATGGTCAAACAGGTAGCATTTCACTTTCATACAACCTTGGTCGTTGAGCCCTGCCCCTAGACGGTTATCTGCATCGATGTTTTTCACTTATCAACTACCTGACTGGAATATTAGATTGTTATTATCcgaataatgttaaataaagaAACATTTCAATGATATAcatgaagaaaataaaaggtCCGAGTATTGATCCCTGAGGCACTCCTTAGATAAAAGGTAATGCTGGAGAAATAGTTGTGAAACAATGCGTTTtgtataaaagtatattttaaataaattgaaggCAAGATTTATTTATATCACAAGAGATAGAAGTAAGAAGTCGGTATCCAATAGCTAGTACCACCTTTATTCAATTCAATAAAGAAACAGGATGTtacaacaaaaagtttttagatGTATAGATTGAAATTGTTTCTCAAAAATTTGTCCATTTCCTCTAAATAGCATCTATTTCTTATACTTTTGAGGCAATATTCTAGTAAAAATCAccaaaaaaattactaaaagaACAATGTGTATTACCCTAAAGAAAACACACCGTACATTCAAACTTAACAAACTTTACTTAGGTAtagtttcaaaaattcttttctCGGACAGTGCGAGGGCTAaggcttttaaaatattaacggcGGGTCCGTGTCTAATTGTCGAGGTGAACGCCCGATGCACCTGCACCGCCGCAAAAACTGCCTGGTCAAAAATGCGGGGAAAAAACCACGGCCCATACCAGTTCTAGTACTGGACTTGGATGAAGGATCGACGTTCAAACTCAATACGCGTAGATTGGTTAATGCGCTTAACTGTAACTTTAGGCTTAAGAAgcggtaaaaagtaaaaaaaaaaagcctaGGATGATGATGTAAATCTAAAAAACCTCTGTTTAAAAACAATCTGCCCTGACTTTAATGACCGGTTCTTAGGCGATTGTGTCGGTAGTGTAATTCAGTAGAGCTTGTGATTGGATTAGTGCAAAAGCATTAGCGAACAAATGAGGCGCTATTAAATAAATGAACTACCGACAAATTCCCGTAAAATtcgaataacataatattataaacaagttCTTTTTAAGAAACATAGTTTACTCACGACTAAAGTAGGGACTCTAGGTTTTATTAGATGTTAGTACGATGTTAGAGTAATTACTGTAAGTAAGAGCAGACAAATGAAAATTAGTACATTTATGTATATGTTGCTTACGACAAAATGCATAATAACTcatatagaaaataattatatttattgtttgtagtTAGGTTTCTCGAATAGTTTCTATTCCTTTCTTTAGTCTTAGTTTGAACCTATTAGTTATAGCCAAGTTCTTAGACGAGACAAAAACTTGTTACTAGTTGGTTAAATAATTCTTCctcaaacaataattaattacttctcTACAAAAGCGACACTGTCACTGACAGTGATTCCGAGAATTCGCTCAATATAATCTTGAAACtcacatatattatattattccatAATGCAaaagtatttgttttttttttttagatttagatTTTACAGTTTTCCGCAAAGAAGTAGTCGGTCCCCGTGGCTATTACTAGTTCGTGCGAATAGTGCGTTCAAACATGTAAAGTTTtcagctataataataaaaaaaaacgtttagaTTTCATCACTGGTCACACTGACTGGCCAGTTGCTCGCAATTAGGCTGAAGCTCTTAGCTCGGACAATTAAGTCAATTTTTTACAGCTATTGTTGTTTATTGCAGCTTCACTGTCGCAATTATTGCATTAATTAAGGTGTATTGCATTTCCAAGCAGTTCGTTAATTTCAATTTGAACAAGATAAAATCAGATAAACAGTTGGTTATTCCACAAATCTGCGATATCATAATCGATTGCgtcaatatcaataataatgttcttaatcaattattatcaattataataaattgatCCTCAAAATGTAAATTATGAAATTGCTGATACgcgtaaaaatatattgttttaaactttaaaggaatgaaaatatagttttaagAATTAGGTgcgtttattttaataaagttatgaCTTATGCCCGTTTAAGCCTTTTGGTTACAGATAACACTTAACAGCaccctcaaaaaaaaaaacatttttatggaCTATGGGAAAGAATTCAAAATTCCATAAGGGCAGGTAGAGCAACAATTTCAAATTGCCAATGTAAGCGAAGTAAGGATATTTACCTGGCGTTTCTTTGTGTTCCTTTATTTGGTTCATAAGCTGCTTCTCTTTGTGTTTGGAGAGTGCCTTCTCTAGTTCACTCTTCTGGTTCAGTACATTTTTACCTCtgaaattagaaaatttatAATGAGTCGCGGTTAAATTCTACAAAAATAGGTAAGTTCTCATTGCATTGGGATCTTTTTAGTAATTAGATATTCAAAACAGTATTTTTGCGCTACTCGTTCCGAATTTGAACATTGCTTagttacctaattaattaatttaaaaattcaaagcTATGTGACGttctttaaatacttaaatcgtCGTTGAAGTTCGAACACCACGTAAGTCAAAAATAGTAACTTTTCAggagagaaaaaaattgaattttgtgTAGATTCCACAAATCCACAGTAATgcatatttactttattaactattttacgagtttttaaccgacttccaaaaaggaggaggttatatgttcgtctgtttatatttttgtttgacGATAGGTGTTCCTGATTGGCTAAAACAATGCGTCTTCCGATTTTCTGGCGAATTGCATCAAAATCTCCAAATAGACAAGAAGTGACTTACATGGTGTTAGAACTTCAAAGACGAAATGTAAAATGATCCGGACACAGTAAAGTTTTTCCACGAAGTTCTTTAAAGAACGTCAACCAACAACTCTACCAGTTTCTATTAGCTCTATGAATGTTGATCTTCTTAGAGCCTGTACAGACAGGTGGGCACAAATACATTCAGACTTTTTTTACCTCTGACAGGACGCTTATGCGCTTATGACCCCTAAGCTATAAAGGTGAAATCCACAGTTCTGGGGTGAAATACCTCAAGCACTTTAGAGCAGTGTTTGCTTTGTCATTTATGGGGTAGTCAGGTGACGAGAGGCGTCCTCGAGACAATTTAGGATATAGACACTTCATACAGGAAGGCTCTTCTAGGCGACGTGTCAATATTAACACTACACTTCATTTGACGATCAATATCCCCGTAGGAAACTTTCCTTAAAACTAAGTGGTGGTATAACCGTTTGGGGTTACATGAATACACAGTCACACAAAGTAAAGTGAAGAACTTGTGGAGAAGGTAATATAAGGTAATATATCATAGTAACTAAAAAAtttagaaatagaaaggattaataatagtagctcccacaccggtttcggtggcagtggccggtttcattgaaaccaggccagctacgcaggagtaatttttatagtgcccaagtgtgtgcgcagtacacaagagcactctctgttcctttactctcataacccagtgggacggaagaccgacacgactttttacatgcccatccgacgcatggatcatcttacttgtcagacaatcaggtgatcagcctgcattgtcctaaccaaacttggaaataagatgtttccaacgcgggaatcgaacccacgacctccgagtcaagagccgcgctctataccactagaccacggaggcgttattgaAAGGATTAGGAGTTTAATGACTATACAAACTACGCAATACGCATATAATATGTACCAAGTAGAATTCCAGTTAACACGTAATTTTTCTAGCAATATACCACTTATGTTCAAGCAAGTCTTGCACAACCCGACTGCAGACACTTGATATTTCTTATCAGATTGACAGACTAAAGATTAGCTACTACTAGAACGTAGTAATGCTATAATAGCCCAGTAGGGTTAGTTCAGCCTTGTATGGCAAGCTAGTTTTTATTTGTAGCTAAACACTAGAGCTAGATTCACTACAAATAAAAACTCTAGTGCTTAGgccgatgatgatgattataatAGGATACATTGTCCTCATTGATATAATTCTTTGTTACGTATAATCTTATCAAGCCGTTTCGCGTTACCATATAAGGCAATGTCGCGTTTCAGTGATAATGACCGTTGTGTAACACTCGAATTTGTTGTCTTTGTATGTAGGTTTTGTTAAATTTACATTGTTATTGTAAAGAACAACAATGTCAATTTTTAGCCTCAAACCTACAGTAAACTCTAGGTTTTAGGTTAGGTAAATAAAAATGTGATTCCTTCATAGCCATCTTTCCTCTTGGTCCGTtggaaaaaataatgtttgacataatatttcggCTACCCAATAAATTATTTCACCAAATtctttacattttagtaataacAACTATTAACACTTAAGTGCGATATTTCAATAATCCTCTgtttaaacaattaaaatattttgggtaattaaatcagttttactggaaacACATAATTAAAGAGTTTTCTGCCCAATTGTATAACGGATGTAATTATTGtagataagtataataattattttatactgaGGCCGAATTTTATTTCCTCGATGTAACGCTGCATTCAGTAAATTTAGTAACGTTATACGTAGCGTATTAATAGTTATTTGTAGTTCGGTCTTCCAACTCTTTCTCacgtttaataatttttgataacatgtgtaaactatttatcaaagTAATCTCATCATTTATTTCGATAATAAATTATCCAGAATCGTCTAAGGCAGAGAttacaaaaacgcttgaagtaTTGCCCCACTATTACTTTTTAAGATTAAAACTATTGTACTTAATTTATAGGTAGTTAAAGTATGGAAGTTTAGAACTGTTTTTAGACTCTACAATGAATAAGTTTTGAACCAGTCATATAGACAAAATCCCTTTACTTTTGACTTGTAACCTTTTTTACGCAAAGTTCTCTTTAATTTGTTTGCGAAATTGGAATTCGGGATAACATTAAGGCAAAGTAAATTTACCTTATAAAGttatttaccttttttaatTTACGGAAGTAAATGCCAGCTAAGATTCGCAAATACCTTTTGATATTAAGATTTTTAACGAATAACTGAAAAATTCGTCTGAGAATTCACTGTAACTCGGGTGATTCGAAAAGGTGTCAAAAAGACTCTAGACCAGTGTCCAGGGTTCACACCTTCATAATTTAATGTAGGATAGGACAAAAAGTTCTTCAGCTAAACTTTAACTACCACATACCTAATCTAGCTACCGTAGAGTGCCCCTATAGTCTATACCTTAGTAGTTATTACCTACTACCAAATACCAATCCAACAAGTCAACATTGTAGGTAATTTCGTATCTAAAAGCGTAAGCGCTACTCCACAAATAGTACTCGTATTTTACACTAGTACACGTACAAGCTACAAACATCCGTATTTTCTAACTTGGAGAATTTACGCTTCCTCGTACTGTTATTGCCTATTAATAGATAAGATTTAACCGCTGTCTAGATATTAGTAATTGGCTATTTGATTTATTCTAGGTGGTTTCCGCGGCTCTAGTTTAAAGACGTATAATTTCATTACACAATCATTTTCTGATTCATAGATTTTTATACGGGTAGatctaataatatgtttaatatttattactgtaacaataatataattttctctATGGCAATCATATGAAGCAAGCGATGAAGGAAaggcttaataattattaattagttaataTGTTTTTAACTACAAGTTGGCTTCATGTTTATTTAGCGCAAGCGTATCAAAACGAAAAGTTTATAGCTTTCAGCGCtcctactttcatagtgaactctatacaggggacatactttaaagtttaaagactttaaagtattatcactttattttgttacaccctgtataaaggtTTACTTATCCGTATCTATACTATTCCATTATCTACGGCAGTCATtctcaaattaaattaaagaaatgccttgtagagttgtaggggCTCCGCGAGCTCCGCGAGCTCTCAAAAGGGTTTTGCCACctaaaagtttgagaaccgctgatcTACTCGTACACGCCGAGTAAATCGTATACGAGTACATAGACTTATAAATGGCGGCGCACGGCCAGGGAATGAAATTTCCAAACCATTAGCAGCCTCATCGTCGCGATTAGGTTACGGTTAATTACGGCCGCCATGGGCACGCTATATAGCTCCTGCCTCCCATCAAGCCGATCCTCTAATTGAAGACATGGGTAGATCAAGTGGgtaattaacaatttaaaaaatgtcgTTTTTCGCATAAATTGAGGCTTTAGACcgggaaaataatttgaaataaaataattggccaagtgcgagtcggactcacgcacgaagggctccgtaccgttatagagaaaaaagtgttttttgtatgggagcctcccttaattatttattttatttaaatgttaagtattaattaatattaaagtacgaatataattaaatattttgtgaatatttcaagtgcctattgtTGCAAtaattatggattacgagcaaaaaaagccaaaaaatcacgtttgttgtatgggagccccccttaaatagtaatattattttgttttcattattttgttttcagtatgtatttgttgttgtagcggcaagaGATAgacacaatctgtaaaatttcaagaagtctagctatagcggttcttgagatacagcctggagacagacagacggacagacatcgaagtctcagtaatagggtcccgtttttaccctttgggtacggaaccctaaaaatgtggaTTCcatgtatagctagatatattcGCTAGTTGATGAGGTGAGGGACCTAAGCTAGaagatttgttcaaattataagggaagaAATGAGTAATTGTTCTATGTCGTAAAATCTtggttacccacttcatccactcatgtcgtTAATTATCACTTTATAAATTCCATCGTATGTTCttctttaaaatattcttaaataCGTACCAGTCTTTGCCGGCAACTTCGTCGCAAAGAAGTTTCTCAATCTCGCGTAAGTTCtccattttttaaccgacttccaaaaagaggaggttatattatattaggctgcggatttttttcctaaataaattcaataaatctaaaaataaatttaaatttaaaaaagtaattaaagaacgtttgtgtgccaaagcctactatacggtcaaagatttcctaaatgatagcacatcttgggagtaggatggctgcttgcaaggctgcttctacatttattatatgtgacttacaattgtgtattcatattgtatagattaagttatttacattgtaaattttatttttttaaaagacaaattttccacttttttactaaaaagtaaataacttaatctatacaatatgaatacacaattgtaagtcacatataataaatgtagaagcagccttgcaagcgcgccggttcttctcgccgggttagttcccgaaccggtggtaacaTGTAACatgcaacatgtagttcaacgttctgaaaatatttgattcaaatttattcagaaataaaacaatttttattttattattttttattttaataccttaTACCTTGTTCTTTTCCAGGAcataaagtacctacctatctCCTTGACAAATTTTTAACGAAATTGGTTTATCGTGATATTGCTTATTGTATATtagaaaacatattatatacgtgATAATTTCTTACAGTATATCtaaaaatttaagaaatttCATTTTACAATACTTCACTTGAAAACTTGCACCGAAAGAAAGAAATATTTCGGCGTTCTCTACATCTGAATTTCACGTATATTTATGTACATGCCTAGTTACTTTAACTAGATCTAGATCTAACTAGTTCTAGATTAGAACTAATCTAGATACACTATTATGTGTTCGATAATTTAGTGCATTTAGTCCACTGAATCGCCCAGGGACGAATGTAAAGCTAAGTTGTAAAATGTAGTTCACATTGGAAATACAGAATTTAGGCCGCGCGCGTAGGAACATATCTGATACTAAATCTGGTAAGCAATCAACATAGTCTCCGAAGCATGGTTTTCAATTTAAATTGAATGTCTGCTATAATCAAAGAGATTATTCATCCGCTTTTCAAAATAGTGAGTAGGCAATATTATAAACTCAAAGTTTAAAGTTAACATTT
This region includes:
- the LOC121731381 gene encoding protein FAM107B, with amino-acid sequence MCDARTRRAAPAIREKLAIYENASETGTLSETSGVGLVPTLCDMVQEGEEVGEGLITPRRLPNPCLENSLRMDLHRELMFNQKIGKNVLNQKSELEKALSKHKEKQLMNQIKEHKETPELEKAIAERARRLEQMEQPPEPQIEPGTNPTLQEVRARLRHAAPSAAASAH